The following coding sequences lie in one Apium graveolens cultivar Ventura chromosome 3, ASM990537v1, whole genome shotgun sequence genomic window:
- the LOC141715103 gene encoding uncharacterized protein LOC141715103: protein MKISILKKADYSTWKVNMLMYLKSIDDSYVEITNDGPPYPTKVVAITPTVPEHYIRKENFEWSDVEKAAMLKDSKVRNILHNSLDNVMSNRVIACKSAKPIWDALETQCQGTLAIMKNRRVVLVPEYEQFDVKSDETIANIYDRFLTLLNDLSLVGKKYDKEDSNTKFLIALSKE from the coding sequence ATGAAGATCTCAATCCTGAAGAAGGCTGACTACTCTACATGGAAAGTAAATATGCTAATGTATCTTAAATCAATTGATGATAGCTATGTTGAAATCACCAATGATGGACCACCTTATCCTACAAAGGTTGTTGCAATAACACCAACTGTTCCTGAGCATTATATAAGAAAAGAAAATTTTGAATGGTCAGATGTTGAAAAAGCTGCAATGCTTAAGGATTCCAAGGTCAGGAATATTCTTCATAATAGTTTGGATAATgttatgtcaaacagggtgattgcaTGCAAAAGTGCAAAACCtatatgggatgcactggaaactcaatgtcaaggaaccctAGCAATCATGAAGAATAGAAGGGTTGTTCTTGTTCCAGAGTATGAACAATTTGATGTTAAGTCTGATGAAACCATTGCTAATATCTATGACAGATTCCTGACActgttgaatgatttgtcattggttggAAAGAAGTATGATAAGGAGGACTCCAATACTAAGTTTCTAATAGCTTTATCTAAGGAATAG